TAGTGTGCCTGATGCATGCAGCCAACGCTGCTGCCACAGCTGGCGACTACGACGAAAACAGATCGTTGGATCTGGAGCCGCCATTATTAGGATGAAGGGTGGTTGCGGGGAGATTTGGACTTGGTAGGTGGCTTACGAAGCAATTAGGTTTTACCACGGATGATTAATTTCAGGGCTGTAGTAGCCATTACAGGAGAGAAAACTTAACAGTGAATTGCTCTCTGAGAATGCCATAAAAAAGGGTGTGATCCAAGCTTCATGCTACTGATATGGTCATACAACACACAACTGCGCATTTGCATTTCATTCCTAGTTCATGTGCTGATTTGCAAGAATTCCTCGAAAGACTTTATGGTTATAACGTAATGTCCCAGAAGAAGAAGTTAAAAAGGAGCTACAACATTTATATAGGCCTAGGTCGAATTCCGCAACAGCGAACTAAGCAATCAAATCCTGAGAATAAACTCTTTAAAGAAAGAAGTGTAAGTCTGCGATAAACAAATAAAAACTTAAAAGTAACATAAAACTGTATATTCATTATAGTGATTATATTAACCGGCCAAGGGTACACACATAAGTCCCGATAGAGATGAGCACACATAGGTAGGAACATGACATCCATCATGGTTGCCTTTATTGGAACAAAGGAACATGAAAAAGGAGCGAGCACACACGTATATAGATAAGATGGCACACTAGCTTGGATCTGACCCATAAGATCCTTCTATGTGGAGTACCATCCATCATGATGAGACCTTGGTCTTCGACAACAAATCCCATGGCATGCACATGCATGATTACGCAGCAATGGACGCGATGTGGGCATCCCCATTGCAGAAACGGTCACATGCATCACTGCAGCTTTCCATGTCGCTCTTCATCTCTTTGCCAACAAATTCTGGAGCTAAAATGGTATAGTATGTCTTAACAATAAACCTTTTCAATTTTCCAAAGAATAATTAAAATTATCCTAGATGATAAATTTACCATTATTCATGGTGTCGCACATAGAAGACACACATCCCAACTTGCAGTACTCAACTGTATCTGGTTCACCTGCCAAACAATTAATCAGCTAGTATGTAAATAAGTTTTTGTCTGTGAGAAATAataaacaagcaagatggaaaTAGTATGTTTCCTCTTTACCAGAGTTCGGGAGAAGGTTCAATTTAGGAAAGCCAGATGGGCATTTAGTGCCTTTTATAATTTTACAGCCACATGTTGTTGCACAGACTGACCGAGCCCCCCTCAGACGACATACATTGTAGCAGTTTCTTGCTAGAGTGCTCTTGCAACAACTCTTGCCCTCTACTTCCAAGATTATCCCTGCTAGTATCAGCACACAAATGATTACACTCTTAAGACCCTTGCTCCCCATTTCTTTCTAGCTTTCTGCAGAAACACAAAGAAATGGATTGGGTTATATGCACTGCAGAGAAGAGAACCATATGGCTCCTATTTATAGGGAGAATAGATGATGGTGtgtgagtgtcacaacaggTGAATTTTGAAGTACATGCATTGAGATGATGCTTACTAGATAAACTCGAGACTTCATTGGGGTTGGTACCAATCCACATCTATCATTGAAGGTAATTAAGATGGTGCATGGTTGTGATAGGCTACCTGTTCTTGACTAGATCTTATTGATCAGCGACTAGCAAAAATTGTGAAGAGTAGTTAAGATGGCTCTGTCTCAGCCAATGGAAGAATGGACAAGACTTCAATGGCGACCAAATAAAATCTCTGTATATTTTGGCATAATTGTTGAGAGTATGGCTGCAATTAGAT
The sequence above is drawn from the Panicum hallii strain FIL2 chromosome 7, PHallii_v3.1, whole genome shotgun sequence genome and encodes:
- the LOC112899565 gene encoding beta-hordothionin-like isoform X1 yields the protein MGSKGLKSVIICVLILAGIILEVEGKSCCKSTLARNCYNVCRLRGARSVCATTCGCKIIKGTKCPSGFPKLNLLPNSGEPDTVEYCKLGCVSSMCDTMNNAPEFVGKEMKSDMESCSDACDRFCNGDAHIASIAA